The DNA region CCGGTGGTGCGCGGGGAGCCGGTCGAGGTCGTGCCGCTGACCGAGGAGGCCTTCGCGGGGATCGACGTCGCCGTGTTCGCCGCCCCCGACGCGGTCTCCGCCCAGTGGGCGCCGATCGCGGCGGCCAAGGGCATCGTGGTGGTCGACGACTCGGCCGCCTTCCGCACCGCCGGGGACGTCCCGCTGGTCGTCCCCGAGGTCAACGCGGCCGCGCTGCGGATCCGTCCGCGCGGCATCGTGGCCAGTCCGGCCGGCACCACGCTCGCGCTGGTCCCGGTGGTCGGCGCGCTGCACGCCGAGTACGGGCTGGAGCAGCTGGTGGTCGCCACCTACCAGGCCGCCAGCGGCGAGGGCCGGGCCGGTGTGGCGGCGCTGCGCGAGCAGACCGCCCTGGTGGCCGGCACCGAGGTCGGCCGGCAGACCGGCGACCTGCGCGCGGTGATCGCCGACGGGGGGCCGTTCGCCGCCCCGCTCGCCCTCAACGCCGTGCCCTGGACCGGCGGCCTGAGCGAGGGCGGCTGGTCCGCCCAGGAGCTCGGCCTGCGCGACGAGACCCGCAAGATCCTCGGCCTGCCCGCCCTGCGGGTCTCCGCGACCTGCGTGCGCGTCCCGGTGGTCCGCACCCACGCGCTGGCCGTGCACGCCCGCTTCGAGCGCGAGGTCAGCCAGGAGCACGCGCAGGACATCCTGCGCGAGACGCCCGGCGTGGTCCTCTACGACGACCCGGCGGCCGGGGAGTTCCCCACCCCGAACGACGTGGTCGGCACCGACCCGGTCTGGGCCGGGCGGGTGCGCCGGGCGCTGGACGAGCCGGACGCGCTCGACCTCTTCCTCTGTGGCGACAACCTGCGCAAGGGAGCCGCGCTCAACCTGCTGCAGATCGCCGAGCTGGTGGCCGGTGAACTGACGGTGCAGGACTCCTAGGATCTCCTAGGATCCGTCATCGGTCCGGGGCGGAGGGCCCTTTGTGCCCGAGGATGTCCG from Kitasatospora cathayae includes:
- a CDS encoding aspartate-semialdehyde dehydrogenase — its product is MTRRPNLAVVGATGAVGEVLLGLLSLRQDVWGEVRLVASPRSAGRTPVVRGEPVEVVPLTEEAFAGIDVAVFAAPDAVSAQWAPIAAAKGIVVVDDSAAFRTAGDVPLVVPEVNAAALRIRPRGIVASPAGTTLALVPVVGALHAEYGLEQLVVATYQAASGEGRAGVAALREQTALVAGTEVGRQTGDLRAVIADGGPFAAPLALNAVPWTGGLSEGGWSAQELGLRDETRKILGLPALRVSATCVRVPVVRTHALAVHARFEREVSQEHAQDILRETPGVVLYDDPAAGEFPTPNDVVGTDPVWAGRVRRALDEPDALDLFLCGDNLRKGAALNLLQIAELVAGELTVQDS